A window of [Clostridium] innocuum genomic DNA:
AAATTTTTCCTTTTATGAGTCACAAACTTGATATTGAATCCAATATTTGAGAAACGTTGTATATCTTTTTCTACGGATATTTCACGTTGTGCAACTATATCAAAAACATATTCGTCTTTATCATAATTATTTAAATAATTAAACAATACTTGTTCTACACCTCCATAGCTCAAGCCGTTAACTACTAAACATACTCTTTTCACTATTAATACCTCCAAATAATGTTTTACTTTAGATTAATCAAGAAGTGCATTAATGAGTTTGTCTGTTTCTAATGCAACTCTTTTTACATCATATTTTTCAAACACATCTTTATATCCCTTTTTGATAATTTTTTTCCTAAATTCATCATTATTTCTTATTTTTGATATAGCATTTGCAGCTTCTTCCTGATTATCCACACTAACCAAAAGACCATTTTGCTCATTTTGAATTAAATAAGATAATGCATCAACATTCGTAGCAACTATTGGCTTTTTGCAAATCATATACTCTGGGATTGCTAGTCCAAATCCTTCCCATCTGCTTAGTAAACAAGCAACATCAAATGTTCCTACATAATCTATCGGGTTGTCAATCCAGCCAGTTATTTTCAATTTGACGTTATTTTCTTTTGCGATTTTTTCAATTTCTTTTCTTTCTTCGTAAGAACCTTCCAATACATCTCCAACTATTAAAAAATATGCATCACTTATAAATTTTGATATTCCTACAAAAATATCAGGTGCCTTTTGTTTGCAAATTCTGCCTACCATACCAATTACGTATGCATCTTCAGGTATACCAAGCTCTTTTCTACTTTTTTCAGGCACTATATTTGTTTCTATTCCATTATAAATTATATGTAATTTATTTATATTTGAAATATTGTTATCTAACGCAGATTTCTTTTCTGCTTCTGATATGCAGACAATTGCATCGCAATACTTTGCCATTAGTCTTTCTAACGCCACATAAATCCAACTTTTTTTACTTTTAATGTTAAACGACCATCCATGAGGATTATATATGACTTTACATTTTACACCCAAGCAAGCAATTCTAGTTATAGCGCCCGCAATACTTGAATGTGCATAAACAACATCTGGGTCATATTTTTTTATAATACTACGTATTTTTTTTGATGATAATATAGTTTTTATTCCAATATCATGAGGTATATTCAATTGTTCAATATGATTGGATATATCTTTATATTCGCTAGCATTATAAAGATGAGATAAAACAACAATAGTTTCATATTTATTACGTTCCGTATATTTTAATAAACTGTGGAGATATTTATCCACACCTCCAATACATTCAGCAACATGTAAAATTTTAATTTTACTTTGTTTTGTCATATACACTCTCACCCTCTTCTTATAAATGTTTTTTAGGTCCACAAGCTAATCAGAAAATCATCTCTAATACTGCTTTTTTACCCAATTGTTTCAAATTGTTTCTTAATCTGTGACAAATTCTTACATGCAAAAAAGCCCGTATTTAAGGCGTTTATTCCTAGCTTGCAAAAATTATAACTAGAATTCCATAAATCGTTACTACAATCCCTTTTCGAAATAGCTTTGGCAACCAACACATAATTGAAGGACCTTCAGCATGATAATGTACAATATCATATCTTCCAAAAGATGCAAAGATTTAAGCAAAAACAGATGACGTTATAGCTGCAAAACCTTTTATTGTAGGTACTGATTTAAAAAGAACTTGCTTATATTTCCTATCATTTTTTCCTTTACCCACTTTTTTGTTTTTGGGATTATAGCAAGTTACATCATTTCCTAAAGCAACCATCCGAACGGCAAGTTCTACTACAACTACTTCGATTTCACCTTTTTTTTTACAAATATAGTATAAAAACTATTGATTTTTAGCAGTGTTTGCTAGAATTGTTATTATGTTTTAAGTGGACAAACCTTAATACATTTTAGACACCTTATACATTTTTTTTCATCGATAATAGGGTATTGAAAACCTTCGTTATCCGATTTCATTTGTATAGCTTTAACCGGACAACATGCATAACAAGCACTACATCCACAGCAATCTTTTTTTTGTTCATATAATATTGGCATATTTATTTTATTCATTTATTATCCCTTCATAATTTTCTCAATAAAATTTGGCAGATAAGACTTTAATTTACTTTTAAAAGATATTTTTTTGTATATACTTCTACGTATCCATCAGTATTCAAGGATGAATAGAATGTATTTCTTATTTCAGGTCGCTTTACTGCTGAAGTAAGGGTTTTATTATATTTTTTTATAATTGCTAAATCTAAATTTATAATCTCAAAATAATATTTAGTTTTAGAAGATAGATTTTTTCCCTTACTCGTATTGAAAATAACATATAATACGCCTTTATTTTCCATAAAATCTGGGTACGCAATTTCCACTCCATTAAACTCCCACAGTAAAATCTGATTTATGATTTCCTAATTTGAATAAACATCTATAACAGCATTCTTTATAATTACACCCCCTTAAAAAAATCAGAATAAAAAGGGTCTGTTCTTACATAGCAATCATGATTATTAAATCTGAAAGTATAAGACATATGTCTTCTATAATATCATCCAAATTTTTTTACACAAAACGTATAAGAACCCCAATGTCATTATTCAGGTAAGTCCTTTTTGATACGTGTGAAAGATATACACTCAATTTCCAGTTTTTTATGAAATTACAATCAGCCAGATGAAGAATTTGATTTGGATTTACATATTACATTGACAAGAAAACAGACCAAAGATATAAAATCTCAACAAGAAAAATATCGTTTCTTATCTACTACATCTACATTTGATTTTATTGATGAACATAATCCTGAGTATGAACTTCATTTCCGTGTAGTTCGCTTTAAACTGGATGGTAGTGAAGAATATGAATCGATTATCACAAATTTAAACCGGGTTGAATTTAGTAAGGATGAAATAAAAGAAATATACAATACTCGATGGTTTAAAGAATTATCGTTCCGTGACCTTAAATATTCAGCGGATCTGTTGCTGTTCATGCAAAAAAACGAGAAAGCATCCAACAGGAGATTTAGGCAAGGATGATACTATATAATATATCTTTTATTATGGCTCATCATATAGTAAATAAAAAGCCAAAGGAAAAGGGTAAGAAAAAAAGTATTCTTATGCGATAAACAAAAAAATGGCGATACATCATTGTCGCTATTTTATCCAGCATCATAAAAGAAAAGGCGGTCACCCGCCTGATCTTGAAACTCTCATTTCACAAGATATCTTACCAATCCACCCAAATCGAAAATGTAAGAGGCATGTGAAATCACAAGCGCAAATATGTTTCAACTACCGCCTTTCTTAACACGATATAATTAAAACTCAAAAGTTTATAAATTGCTTGAAAAATCTTCTTTTTGTCATGCATTTTTTCAGAATACTCTTAATCCTATCAGGATAAGATTATATAAAATCGCATCCTGTTAGTTTTCATCTTCTTAACTTAATGACATTGGATATCATTATCCCTTTTTTATCATAATAATAAATCGCTTTTAAATATTTATGCCGTAAAAATGTTTGTACTTTACAGAAAAACTCTATAGTTTCGATATTCATAGTAAATTCCCTTCTTTTGCATAAATAAACATAGAATTAACATTTATATACGCATCTCATATTTTTTGCCTTAGGATTAGAATTAATCACCTTATTATTTCAGTTAAACTTCCAATAAGAAACAGATATAATTTCCTAATAATCACTTCATGAAAATATGATTGAACTCCCGTGATATAGTCCTCGAAATAATTTCATGTTCATAATATGTTCTTCAATATCTTCTTTATATTTACGATTGCGTTTTCCTTAGGATGCATAACATACAACGGCTGACTACCAAACGAATACGTAGGCAACATATCTCCTGTGCCATCTGCACTGATACTTGTGACCTTCCATGTAGCCATATCATCAATTTGCATCTGTATGAGTGCAGTGATTTCATCCGTTGTCATATTGGTCTGAAACATTCCCTGTACTGCATTCATGATGCTTTCATAATTCTTGATGACATTTGACTTTGTGAATTTCTTCAACATCGCTTCAATTACCTGCTGCTGGTTCTCTCCACGATGACGATCTCCACTTTCATAAGCATACCGCTCTCTCGCAAAAGCTAATGCACAAGCACCATCTACATGTTGATTTCCTTTAACATAGCTGCAATTCTTATTTGTATATGCAGTTAATTCTTTATCAGAATAAATATCTATTCCATCCAATGCATCCACCATGGTCGTCAGCGTATCGAAATTCAGTCGCACATTGTAATTAATCTTAATATCAAACAGCTTACTCAATGTTGCCTGTGATGTTTCCACGCCATAGAGTCCAGCATGTGTCAATTTATCCATCGCACCTGTTTCACAACTGCCATTCGGGCACTGTAAGGGTACATAATAATCACGTGGTATGAATACCAGTAACAACTCTTTCTTTTGCGGATTCACTGCCGCCAGCATATTGACATCACTTCGACT
This region includes:
- a CDS encoding LytR family transcriptional regulator, with amino-acid sequence MENIKKYGKHVCWIVMVLAAAYLLWSLYRFHILPLKYYIPILVVILLIVGAVIYCILGKKANKITKILGCVFSIVLCICILFMNVKVINKAQETVKAVSNGDIKTTEISVLVKKDSSYKDVKDLDGKQFGILKTIDRENTDFMLNRLGSQFSNEISKIEYKEFKDEMQGLLDGNTDAIIMNEGMRDAFNIIDGSFEKETRVIYTLDRKEVLKNLKANNITKDPFIVYISGIDTNGSISKTSRSDVNMLAAVNPQKKELLLVFIPRDYYVPLQCPNGSCETGAMDKLTHAGLYGVETSQATLSKLFDIKINYNVRLNFDTLTTMVDALDGIDIYSDKELTAYTNKNCSYVKGNQHVDGACALAFARERYAYESGDRHRGENQQQVIEAMLKKFTKSNVIKNYESIMNAVQGMFQTNMTTDEITALIQMQIDDMATWKVTSISADGTGDMLPTYSFGSQPLYVMHPKENAIVNIKKILKNIL
- a CDS encoding 4Fe-4S dicluster domain-containing protein — translated: MNKINMPILYEQKKDCCGCSACYACCPVKAIQMKSDNEGFQYPIIDEKKCIRCLKCIKVCPLKT
- a CDS encoding glycosyltransferase family 4 protein → MTKQSKIKILHVAECIGGVDKYLHSLLKYTERNKYETIVVLSHLYNASEYKDISNHIEQLNIPHDIGIKTILSSKKIRSIIKKYDPDVVYAHSSIAGAITRIACLGVKCKVIYNPHGWSFNIKSKKSWIYVALERLMAKYCDAIVCISEAEKKSALDNNISNINKLHIIYNGIETNIVPEKSRKELGIPEDAYVIGMVGRICKQKAPDIFVGISKFISDAYFLIVGDVLEGSYEERKEIEKIAKENNVKLKITGWIDNPIDYVGTFDVACLLSRWEGFGLAIPEYMICKKPIVATNVDALSYLIQNEQNGLLVSVDNQEEAANAISKIRNNDEFRKKIIKKGYKDVFEKYDVKRVALETDKLINALLD